The Rhodothermaceae bacterium genome contains the following window.
GTTGCATCTTCAGAAGTCAGGGTTTCTTGAACCCAACTGCCTTGAATTCCAGATCCGGGTTCAGAGTTATGCACGATCAAGTGGTTTTAAACAGACAGGATGATCTAATGCGGGGTTGCCAATTTTTTTCGTGACGGGATAGACTTCTAAGTCCAAAAGGTCCTCCTGTCCGATTATCTCACAGGCTACATCGGGTTGATTGAGATAGGTATCCATCATGTCATGGTTTACGACTACCGGCATACGATCATGGATAAATGAGATATCCCTCTGTGCGGATCGTGTTAGGATCACGCATTCATTTTCGGTATAGAGCCCGGCGAGAAGGAGGGGGAAACCATTCTTGCTTCGAATACAGTACGGCTGTTTACCATCGGATACGGCACGCCATTCGTAGTACGCTGTAACCGGAATCACGCTGCGCCGTGTTCTGAAGGCATTCCTGAACATCGGTTTTTGCGTTACGGTTTCTGCACGTGCATTGATGACAGGACGTTTCATCTTTGCCCAGGTCGGCAGCATCCCCCATCTGAAGGTGATCCAGGCTTTGTTTTTGTTCTCATTGAGCTGCAAAGCATAAATCCTGCTACCAGGTGCAATATTATAGGAAGGCTCGGCCCAGACAATAGATTCGGCTCCTTGCTGGATTTCCAAAAATTCGCTAACTCGTTCCACGTCAAACGATTGCGCTATACGTCCACACATTGCACACTAAATGGAATCTCCTGAAAACAGTAATCGCCGGAGATCAGATACTCTACCCTGTTCATTCAGTCATCCGAAAAACATTCAGTTGATCATTGTTACTGACTACCATGATACGATGATCAATTTTAACGATTCGGCGTGTGTCTCCACGTATCCAGAAATTTCTACTGCCAGCATCCGTAAAGCCTAATTCTCCATCCCCGACCAACATAAGCCCTCGCCCACTACTCATACGACCTTCCTCAGCCCGATTTGAGTAATCATTACCTACGAGGAAGATATCAAGATTTCCGTCATCATTAAAGTCATAAGCAAGTGCATCTCTGACGGGCGAAAACTGTGCAGACGGGGGGAGAGGCTGAGGATCGAAGATTCCTTCGTCTGTGAGCTCAAAGATTACCGAAGAACTATTCTTTGCTTTCAGCACAATGGCAGGAGGGTCATATCCTGCCATGATTTCATCTGTTGTCGCCGCGGCATAATCTGAGTATTTCGGGAATCGTATTCGGACATCTGGTAATTGAGCGACAATTTGATCCCGCG
Protein-coding sequences here:
- a CDS encoding SOS response-associated peptidase, whose protein sequence is MCGRIAQSFDVERVSEFLEIQQGAESIVWAEPSYNIAPGSRIYALQLNENKNKAWITFRWGMLPTWAKMKRPVINARAETVTQKPMFRNAFRTRRSVIPVTAYYEWRAVSDGKQPYCIRSKNGFPLLLAGLYTENECVILTRSAQRDISFIHDRMPVVVNHDMMDTYLNQPDVACEIIGQEDLLDLEVYPVTKKIGNPALDHPVCLKPLDRA